A segment of the Corythoichthys intestinalis isolate RoL2023-P3 chromosome 16, ASM3026506v1, whole genome shotgun sequence genome:
TcaatttttcattatcggttttgcgctaacatgcatgttgccttcaaagagaATGTAGAAGCTTGAgcttttgtacaagggctggtcacagcttaacacagcagttatgcttattgaccattagatgtctccaaactcagaatcttgggatttgttatttgAATTTTATCTTTATTAAAGAATTCAGTGGGGCGTCACAATCCAATTAGCCATAAATGTTCACGACCGCATCTATCGATATcaaatttttggagttggacaatattacGATataggttaaaaagtcattattagaCAACTCTAGTAATTATTATACCAGACAAGACAGCGTGGGAATCCCTGATCTAGAGTAAACCTGCTTACACAACTTAGGACGTTCAAATCATAGCAATAAATTATCATAAAATAGACCTCTGTACTCTGTACATATCTGGCAAATATACTCTCTAGACCTTCTGGTTGATACAATTCTATAAAAAGCACACAAACATTCGCATATTCATCTCAGTCCCAGCCAAAATTTTGCCCAGTCATCTGGTAAAACTTCCTGTTGAAGGGTTTGTAAAACTCCCGGAGTCTCTGCACTACCTCCGGGTCAATGTTCGGATGGGTTCTGCCTTTGGTTTTGCCCAGGCAGTGGGGTTTGCTGTTGCCCTCCGGTCTCTTTAGACAAGGGAAGCCCTTGGCCGGGTTAAAGTGAAAATGCTTCTGGGTGACCACTCTCCTGAGCCCGAGAAAGTCCTGAACCCGCGCCAGCTCCCCGGCGGGGTCGGCGATGAGCCGCTCGCCGCTGACAAACAGCAGCTGCTCCATTGGGAAGTACTGGAGCCAACGTTCCAGGTGCTTGGCGTACATGCCGATCTGAAGGGCGCTCCAAGACGTGTCGATGGCGCCCGACGACGCGTTCTTAAAGGTCAGGCTCTCGAAAGACGGGATGTCGGGCTTCTTAGAGCGGGTCTGCGTGTAGTCCGAGATGGCTCGCGTCACGGGGTCTCGCACCACGACGATCAGCTTGGTGGCTTTTGACATGGCGTAGATGCGAGAGGGGACCTCCTTGGTGATGTAGTAGCTGGGTGTCTTCTCCATGGTCAGCTGACCTTCAGAGGACTTTGGCATCAGTTCCCTGTAAAAAAAGAGAATTGTTTTCATACATTGGCCATTAATTGCAGTATGGGGTgctgactaggcatgtgctggttacTGGTTTAAAGGTTGTCCGTGGTAGGAAAAAATCAGTTTCGAAACCActcaaattttccgtcatactgtaGAAGTTTTATTAGCAatgttttatgtcccaaaaatgcagcgagaaatccgTGGCGTGGAGCGGCAGTGCTCACTGCTCCTCCTCCAGTGTTGCACTTACCTGTGTCGGTGACACTACTCTGTCGctgagattttttcccccaaaaaaagacaaagtcgctagtatgggaatacttcggctaccgaaaagaaacagacgcccgcggcttagaggaggaaggacagcaggacctccgacatgatttcacatttacgtgtgAAGGAGTTCGGCCCCCCCTGCCAAGCCGCGGAAACACCGCCAGCCGAACGAAGTGCCGCTCCGCTGCCGCATTAAAAGTTGTCcgagcaaaatgtgatgcttagagctgtcaaaataaacgattactcaaggtgaataaaattactcggatcagtttttaaactccagttactcgagttgctccagtattcgtttcagctctatgtactgactccatgttccaaaagtctgAAGAAGGCTcagcgaaaacaggttgacaattaatTCGTTGACAGTgatcaaaaaacaaggcaaaacagacgacAGAGGAACAacgctggatccaaaacaaggctacatagacaTGTTCCCGAGTAACAAACGTTTGTTAtcccagtgtccagtctttttgaaaactgcggtggagtgggccgggccgaaggtgtggctgggttttgtcttgggatcattcctctgtggccggttttgggcagtTAGGTTCAtgcgtcatccttcgtggctgggacgtggttgctaTAGCGACCGACgccggtcttgacgtcccaagcgcctgctatcaacttgttatcctggctgggcgagacgctacttgttttaggacagagcgcccctgctctttgtccttggagtcgcCGggtgaactgattgcgagagttggtgcatcagtcttgctcatgacgcacacgttgggtttctgtgataagatggcgttgtgtatctattctgcttcttttcattaaactacggTGTGCtacttattttatattaggtgttttagagtagtacaaacaatcgtacagtacatatgagaaacgatactattccctgattgattatattaagtgtatattaagtaatgcaaacagttatatggtgtgtgcgagaaaggtaactattcccttcacgtgaccatcatctgtcactttacacaaaacttaAGGTAAATTATGAACGATTCCTAGCAGCAagagttcactccagcgtgttttGTGTGTCAAGCGATGGttaaacaaatactataacgtaagcttgttaacgaggcaaaTAACGTGGCTCGTTAGCATGCTTAGACGGCTTAATAGTTTTTCATCTCTATAATTATACTACTTTTGTAaaagtcttccgccattgtaaacatctgttcaaaataccATTTTCATAAAACGGCccgtgatgttttttttctctctggcgactTTCTCTGTTGAAAGAGGGTGggtttgtgtgtgtataatgtgtaaataatgatacgagtcatacacccgCGCACTGTCTCCTTCTCTAGCTCCCCATTAATAGTCAACCAATTAATATTAACTGCATGTGTTTTCCATCAAATCAATTtgatcatatattatttaaatccagttctttttttttttttattatgttctTGTTCTATTGTTGATCAACCAAGCTGTGGCCCTGAGtttagtctataagttctatttattttgactttatttaaaatatttcagctatttttagagatgtcccgatcgatcggcatcccgatcacgtcattttcaaagtatcggaatcggcaaaataatatcggacatttttatatatgtatattttttaattaaatcgttttctaattgtatttaacgttacagacataatatgttacactcatccagagtctttagtttaggcttaaggtagggttatcaaatttatcccgttaacggcaataattttttttttttttttaacttatcacgttaaaatatttaacgcaattaacacatgcgttgcacgacccagtcacgcattgtcgcgttcaatctgtaatggcgccgttttacctatatttaGACCtataaggcagcgtaaaatgagtagagtgaattttggcagccattttttaattgggtaaagtcttacaatccctctccctacgattagatatatcgtgggaaacaatgtggggaagaaaggtagtaattgatttttttcttaacaccctatgttatttcccaacgcagagaatatatatcaattggtaccactacgcacagtattggttgcacttcccatcatgcatttgggcagaacagatggctacagtatcatttactgaaagctcaacaaatacactagatggcaatatttagtcacaatatacaaagtcacattcatcctttaagaattacaagtctttctatctgtggatccctctcacagaaagaatgttaatcatgtaaatgccatcttgaggatttattgtcataataaacaaatacagtacttacgtactgtatgttgaatgtatatatttgtccgagttttattcttttttttttttttaatgcattgccaaaatgtatatgatcgggaaaaatgatcgggaataattggaattgaatcgggagcacaaaagctatcggatcgggaaatatcgggatcgtcagatactcaaactaaaacgatcgggatcggatcgggggcaaaaaaacatgatcggaacaaccctagctattttttgttttaccgGCACGTGCCTAGTGCTGAAACACCCCAACACACATGTatgcacatacacacatacaacaGATTCCTtttataaaaatcttttttatgAAATAATTGGTTGTATGCACTGccatagggttttttttttacatgacaaaaaaatactcATAAACCCTATCCAGGGCAGTGTTgttatatttcgtcaacgaacagtttttctttttattatgatgatgagacgataatgagctaaaacgtGTATTGGAAAAGGCCAGTTATCATCTTAAGAGACCAGAATGAGCAATAGTTTGTCACATGCTCAAAATGTGTAACGTTTTATgtatagttagcctgcatctacCTGACTCACCAGTGTCGTCTGCAGcagtgttttcgtcaacaatgatgataaaaagaaaatatttcgtcaacaaaggatttttttcatgtcaatGACATCACGATGACGTGCTAGAAACGTGtcatgggagactaaaacagaaCAAAACAGATGCTAATTGTTGTCTGACGAgatagaacgagacgaaaatttgCCAAAGTTTccgttagagatgtcccgatcgattagcatcccgatcgattgggacgatcacgtcattttccaactatcggaatcggcaaaaaaatatcggacatgcctttttttaatatatatatatattttttaaataaatcgttttctaattgtatttgttacagatataatatgttacattcatccagagtctttagtttaggcttaaggtagggttatcaattttatcccgttaatggcgatattttttaatttatcacgttaaaatatttaacgcaattaatgcatgtgctgcacggcccactcacgcattgttgcgttcaatctgtaatagcgccgttttacccaaatatagtgctaaaaggcagcgtaaaatgagtagagtgtatTTTggaagtctttggagcctttttttaatttattaaaccCTTACaacccctctccctacgattagaaacatcatgggaagcaatgtggggaagaaaggtagtaattgatctttttcttaacaccccatgttatttcccaacgcagagaagatacaccaattggtaccactacgcacagtcatgggtgaacttcccatcatgcatttgggcagaacagatggctacagtatcatttactgaaagctcaacaaatacactagatggcaatatttagtcacaatatacaaagtcacatttatcctttaagaattacaagtctttctatccgtggatccctctcacagaaataatgttaataatgtaaatgccatcttgaggatttattgtcataataaacaaatacagtacttatgtactgtatgttggatgtatatattcgtccgagttttattcatttttttcttaattcatttccaaaatgtatatgatcaggaaaaattattgggaatgattggaattgaatagggagcaaaaaaaaaatcaatcagatcgggaaatatcgggatcggatcgggagcaaaaaaaacatgatcagaacaactctagtttccgtcataagtatataatgtgtgatattttgttattgtatgtgtagttagcatgcatcttagcagtgtttggtcgtgtcacgcaTGTGGCGTGCTGCGCCTCACTTTCGATCCCCTGCCATTCGAGGCTGCTTTTGTGAAACACgtatgtcaggtgctgcttgataagttttgttttgtttttttatcttagCTATGCCatgtgctttagcctttaaagttgAGTGATCATCCCACACTTAACGGAGGAGTAGCAATTTTAGAAGGCATTCTTCTCAAGAAGAACAGAAACAGCATCCAGGCAGTCTCAAAACCTCACTTCGTTGAATCTCGAAAGGGACGCCGATGTTCAAATTAACTAAATGAACACTGACAATGCCACTCCGTACAATGTTCGAGCACGCCGGCCTTCGTCAAGAAGACAAATACGGACATAATGTAAAGCATTAACAGAGTATACGCATGTTGATTGGAATGACAAGGACTCGCGTGTGAGCGCCAAGGCACGCCTAAAAGAAGACATTCATttcctgctgctgcgttttaatCTAGCGCGAAACCTCAATCATCTTCCAGATCTCCTATTGAAATACCGTGCACCTTCATTACCGCGCACAATGGATGGTTTAGCCTTGAATAGGTGGCATTACGCTCCTTAATGTCACGCCAAGACAGGTGACGGCGCCCACGTCTTTTCATCTCATATTTCTCTGTAATTCCGTGCAAAGATTGTCAAGATTTGCAAAAGAAGAAGAATCTTCAGAGCTGTTTAGCAGCGTGACGACGTGCTCTTCTTGACCTCGGATGCCTCAAGTTGATCATAATGTAGCCTGTTAACTCCAGCCCTGACTGGATAATGGCTCAAGTTAGACAAGGTGGATTAGGTTTAAACTAAACACGATGGTGCATTAGGACCAGACTGGGTGGATGAAAACTCCATTAATAGGATCTTAAGTTTTACTTAACGTATTTGTCAGATttttaagtcgcagtttttttttcatagtttgcctggaggtgcgatttatactctggtAGCGCCTTATGTGGGTGGGATtattatacatacagtggggagaacaagtatttgatacactgccaatgggttttcccgtaggcagtgtatcaaatacttgttctccccactgtacatataccgtatatgtgtgtgtgtaaagaggaggaccctgaggagctatcatggaaggacaagtctctgcatggtatgtaccaccgacaaattgagggggtagctgacatgggaaaaacataccagtggctggaaaaggctGGACTGAAAGACAGCATGGAGGCACcgatcatggcagcacaagaacaggccctaaacatAAGATAAATAGAGGCCTTGGTctcacaccagacaggaccccaggtgcaggctatgcaaagagccccctgagacagtccagcacatcacagcagggtgtaagatgctggcaggcaaggcatacatggaacgacataaccaggtagcaggcatagtgtacaggaacatctgtaccgagtacggactggagaccccagagtcaaggtggACAACACCTCCAAAGGTagtcgagaacaaccgagccaagatccgtgaaacttccagatccagacagacaaactggtgatggccaaccagtcTGACATAGTTGTGGTTGATAGATGTcgcaatcccgagcgatagttacatcaggaaaaaagaacacgaaaagctggagaaatatcaaggggtgaaggaagagttggaaaaaatgtggggagtgaaggcaacagtggtgccagtagtgattaGGACACttgg
Coding sequences within it:
- the hs3st3b1a gene encoding heparan sulfate glucosamine 3-O-sulfotransferase 3B1a is translated as MEYSPSLHGLHVVPPPHVKNKLFVFCIMLSLWVYMIYCCLGYGSTVPGFGYERVGASLVEPPRGARPSRDLLNNNADNEVDSRGDEWEENDLNAASAFLNESESKKLPQAIIIGVKKGGTRALLEFLRLHPDVSAAGAEPHFFDRNYDKGLDWYRELMPKSSEGQLTMEKTPSYYITKEVPSRIYAMSKATKLIVVVRDPVTRAISDYTQTRSKKPDIPSFESLTFKNASSGAIDTSWSALQIGMYAKHLERWLQYFPMEQLLFVSGERLIADPAGELARVQDFLGLRRVVTQKHFHFNPAKGFPCLKRPEGNSKPHCLGKTKGRTHPNIDPEVVQRLREFYKPFNRKFYQMTGQNFGWD